The window TCACTCGTCGACGGCCATCAGCTGCCCGCCCTCCTTGCGGATGGACTCCTCCGTGCGGCGGTTCATGACAAGAATGGTGATGCGGCGGTTCATGGGATCCTCGGGCCGGTCCGGCAGCAGCAGGGCGGTGGAGGCGAGACCCACCACACGCCCGATCTTGCGGGGGTCCAGGCCGCCGCGCAGCATCTCCCGCCGCGCCGTGTTGGCGCGGTCGGTGGACAGCTCCCAGTTGGTGTAAGTGGGTGAGCCATAGGGCAGGGCGTCCGTGTGGCCGCTGATGCTGATGCGGTTGGGCACGGTGGAGATGACCGTGGCCAACTCCCGCAGCAGCTCCTGGGCGCCCGGCTCCAGGGTGGAGCTGCCCAGGGCGAACATGAAGCGCGCCTCCTTGTCCATCACCTGGATGCGCACTCCCTCGGGGGTCATCGCCACGTCGATGCGATCCCTGAACTGTTTCATGGCCTCGCTGGTGTTGATGGCGTCCTTGATCTGCGCCTCCAGCTGTTCCAGCCGCTGTTGGTCCCGCATGCCGCCCAGCCCTTCCTCGTCCGTCCCCCCCTCGCCGATGCCCGGCTCGGTGCCGGTGACGCCCTGGGAGCCTCCCAGGTCGACGGCATAGGGGTTGTTGAAGTAGCCCGAAATGGCCGCCTTCTCCTGGTCCGTGGCCTGGTTGAGGATCCAGAGCAGGAGGAAGAAGGCCATCATGGCGGTGGCGAAGTCGGCGAAGGCCACTTTCCAGGAGCCGCCGTGATGTCCGTGACCGGCGACGATGCGCTTGATGATGATGGGCTGTTCGGCCTGTTTCTGGTCCGCCATGGCCTATTCCTTCTTGCTGCCGCGCAGGAAGGCGCTCAACTCCTCGAAGCTGGGGCGGACGGCCGGGGGCACGGTCTTGCGCCCGAACTCCAGGGCGATCTGCGGCGCGTAGCCCTGGAGGCTGGCCATGAAGCAGGTCTTGATCGCCGTGTACCAGTCCGCCTCCTCCCGGGCCCGCCGCTCCAGGGAGTTGCTGAGCGGTCCGAACACGCCATAGGCGAAGAGGATGCCCATGAAGGTGCCGATGAGGGCGACGGCCACCTTGTGCCCGATCTCCTCGGCCTCGCCGCCCAGGGAGCCCATGGTGATGACGATGCCCAGCACGGCGGCCACGATGCCGAAACCGGGGAGGGCGTCGGCCACGCGGCTCACCGCCTGGGCCGGCTGCTCGGCCTCGTGATGGTGCGTGCTCAGCTCCACGTCCATCAGGTTTTCCAGTTGGAAGGTGTTCATGCTGCCGCTCACGACCAGGCGCAGGTAGTCCTGGATGAACTCGATGGTGTGGTGGTTCTGGAGCAGCTTGGGATACTTGGAGAAGATCTCGCTGCTCTCGGGATTGCCGATGTCCTGCTCGATGGCCACGAGGCCCTGGCGGCGGATCTTGTTGAAGACGTCGCCCATCATGGCGAAGAGCTGGAGGTAGTCGTCCTTGCCGTGGAGGTCTCCCTTGAGCAGGGAGGGTATGGAGCTGAGCACCCTCTTCAGGACGGAGAAGGGGTTGGCGATGATCATGGCGCCGAACGCGGCGCCGCCCAGGATGAGCAGCTCCACCGGCTGCCAGAGCACGCCGATGTGGCCGCCCTCGAGCACGAAGCCCGTGACGACGCAACCGAAAACCACCACCAGACCGATGATCAGGTTCACGCCAAGCCTCCTGCACCCTCACTCTTGCCGGTACATCCAGTGCCAAGCAGCCTGTCGGACTTGGCCACTTGGCGGTCTACATCGCCCCAATCGGTCCGGATTTTCCGCAATTTTCTTGAACAGACCACCAGTATGCCCTGCGAAAATTCCGAAAAACCGGCCTCGATTGGGGCGCGAATCCCATCCAAGGCCCAAGCCCGACAGGCTGCTAGTTTCCCGAGTGCCGACATGCCGTCATGATCGTCAAGAAGGGCCCTGATCCTTAGCGCC of the bacterium genome contains:
- a CDS encoding flagellar motor protein MotB, which translates into the protein MADQKQAEQPIIIKRIVAGHGHHGGSWKVAFADFATAMMAFFLLLWILNQATDQEKAAISGYFNNPYAVDLGGSQGVTGTEPGIGEGGTDEEGLGGMRDQQRLEQLEAQIKDAINTSEAMKQFRDRIDVAMTPEGVRIQVMDKEARFMFALGSSTLEPGAQELLRELATVISTVPNRISISGHTDALPYGSPTYTNWELSTDRANTARREMLRGGLDPRKIGRVVGLASTALLLPDRPEDPMNRRITILVMNRRTEESIRKEGGQLMAVDE
- the motA gene encoding flagellar motor stator protein MotA; translated protein: MNLIIGLVVVFGCVVTGFVLEGGHIGVLWQPVELLILGGAAFGAMIIANPFSVLKRVLSSIPSLLKGDLHGKDDYLQLFAMMGDVFNKIRRQGLVAIEQDIGNPESSEIFSKYPKLLQNHHTIEFIQDYLRLVVSGSMNTFQLENLMDVELSTHHHEAEQPAQAVSRVADALPGFGIVAAVLGIVITMGSLGGEAEEIGHKVAVALIGTFMGILFAYGVFGPLSNSLERRAREEADWYTAIKTCFMASLQGYAPQIALEFGRKTVPPAVRPSFEELSAFLRGSKKE